Below is a window of Onychostoma macrolepis isolate SWU-2019 chromosome 06, ASM1243209v1, whole genome shotgun sequence DNA.
GGTCTGAATGGTCCGCTTCATCTGACTCGTCCACACCTTGAGATCCTTTATATTCTGATCCTGTATAAACCTCCCTAGACACTGAGCAAACTGAGACAtacaagaaaagaaagagataATGAAATCCAAATGACCAATGGCGTctttcacagacacacaaagCATAACGCACCTCTTTACCGCGGGGCGACAGGCCTGTATCCCCTCCGATGCAACCTCGGACATTAAAGTCGCTCTCTCCATGTCGACAGAGGTAGATGGAACGCGGTGTGATGTGGATGTTCATCAGATAATAAACGATTCTGCTCTGGATGTGGTCGAGTACACGGTTCACCAGATACCGCTGACCCACgttcattattttaatgtatgacAATTCTCTGTAAGACAAAACATACAGCATTAAAGCAACTACACACAAAATGCATAAACAGAATACATTATCACATTCtaagaaaaaggaaagaaatgAAGTTGGATTTTTGACCTGTCTAGGTTTTCATCCAGTGGCTGGTAACTGTTCTCATAGCATTTGATCCTCTTCATAAAGTCCTGGATGGCTTCTTCAGTGTTGCAGTCAGTGTAGTCAGGACTACCCAGCTTCACCTGCTGCTCTCCGACACACAAAAAAGCAGAAATTAATGCTGGGataatttaacaaataataataatgaatgtacTGAAGAAAAAGGCTTTACATTAGAAATCACTGGAGTACTACAGGTTTGAATCACTTGACAATTTTTAAACATCGCCTTACCACAATGTTCTCTGCAATAACGTTGgggtcttcacacacagactccACAAAAAACacctaattaaaaataaataaagacttgaGGTTAGTAAGATAAAAAGACAAGTAAAATAATGAAGAAACACTTGACTACACAAAATAATGCCAACGTTTTATGAACGTTGTGTTTTACCTTATAGCCATTTTGTTCTGCAAATCTCACGATGGTGGCCCTCCGTTCTCTGGTCGTGTTCGTGGCATCAaacacctgaaaaaaaaaaaataataaaaataaaaataaattaataaaattaaaaaaaaatcaacactcCTGAATAAtattcaatgtttttgaaaaaaaaaaaaaaaaaaacacaacaacaacatctgtatgctcaccaaggctgtatttattctatcgaaaacattaaaagttgtattgtgaaatattacgacaatttaaaataactgttttctattttaatgcattttaaaatgtaatttactcctgtgatggcaaagctgaaataTCAGCAtaattattccagtcttcagtgtcacgtgatccttctgaaatcattctaatgatgcttaagaaacatttcttagtaggatcaatgttgaaaaaaaattgtgctgcttaatatttttaggattttttgttgaacataaaataaaaaggagtaaataaaaagagaagcatttatttgaaatagaaatattttataacattatactttacggtcacttttgatcaatataatgcTTTTGGTGCTCAAAtaacatttcctattattatcatcattattgaAAACATCTCaactgctgaatatttttgtggaaaacatgatacagattatttgatgaatagaaagctcaaaagaacagcatttatttgacaggGTTCCCACTCTTTCATGAACACCAGATTCAAGGACCCCTGCATATGTAGTGTCATGAAAGACCTTACAGtacttaaaggtgcagtaggagatcttggaaaatgctaactttagcctgatagcactgaaagcgagcGTCCTACCCTCCCAGCAAATCGCCGTCCAACTCCACGCCCCCTGAACGCATATACGCATGCagaccagagacaacattactacaatacaTCATGTGCCATTCACCAGTGAAAAAATTTATAGTACAGTTAGTTAAAGTACTACATTACTAGGAAGGAAAatcaggttgttgatgtttgtctggcattctcgctctgtctacacagcatgagTGATCGCGCTGATGACTATCCTGTCTGTTAGGTATGCTAATGCatatgttgacaggcaggtaggaaagtcaATAAAAACGCTCAGAAAGAgtgttttgattggacgaacatttcttggtcctacccttccacagaatatataaatttagatttacacatttagaccacttaacttaaaggtcccatgacatgctgctttttggatgcttttatataggcctaagtggtccctaatactgtatctgaataccactatgagccagtcccacaatgagctttccttaggacgtgccatttctgtgtctgtagctttaaggacgagagaggcggggcaaggtggagggtgggtgtgtggccttaaccagcttgcgctaccatgcgctaatgttgacagtggatgtatcgcaatggctcatagacacgcagtctttcaagcttttcagtttaacccagaatctgatccggatggagaagcaccggatgaagaagttgcaactcagcggctacagcaggacgtctccgaatggttagtttaaaatattgtctgGATACGggactttagttggtttgtttatgtatgctgttacagttattatcatgtagctaatgctagccatagagtcatatgaaggaactaaaaaaatacttcggtgttcatttgtacatccaaacactgagcaactgccttgcttcgctcgtttgcaagccatgatgtctcgaGGAAGAAAAATATTGCGCCGCCGCaaggtagtagctcattttctcatgggcgggcaaagcagagaaaggggaggtaacctttccccgtatgacgacataaagggaagattccagattgggccatctgagctttaaTTTTCTCAacgcgaagcaggatacccagggctcggtttacacctatcgccatttctagccactgggggaccgtagacaggctaggggaactcatattaatgttaaaaaaaacctcataaagtacaattttcatgccatgggacctttaaaggaacactccactatttttgaaaataagctcattttccaactccccaagacttaaacagttgagttttaccgttttcgaATCCAGTCAGCCGATCTCTGGGTGAATGATATTACGCAGTGCCTGAAAGTAGTCTATATCATAACtagttacctagctggggactactttcaggcactgcgtaatatcactgcacctTCTGCACCCActgtacggcagcaaagttccttgattattacgccggaatgagagtttAGTTCCTAgccatatcggcctagaaaatcgcaacttttcattttccgtcagtcttagtacacgatgtaactacagaagagtcaagttttaaataggaaaattatcgaaactctttggtttCTTCATGTTTAAGCGAGATGCTAACCGTCTAATCAGACTCATTGACCTTTGCTAAGTTACGCTAATAGTGCtaccgccagacccggagatcggctgaatgtattcgaaaacggtaaaactcagctgtttaactcttggggagttggaaaatgagcttattttcaaaaatagtggagtgttcctttaatgaTTGCTACctggatgtgaagagacttcactcaatcacctattgcacctttaacaTTTCacttacatttaacatttacattaaaaatttcAGAGTAattatgttttgaatgtgtagGTTTCATAAATTTAGACCGTTCTGAGCAGTCGTGTTCAAAGGAATTGAAGTCAGTACTGgtaatattcaaatacaatttctaaaatattgataaaatatgCATCAAACTGATTTTGCTGTAGTTCTTGTACaagatttaaatttgaaagaatttctaaattttaaaattaataaaaagtggtTAAATGTTGTAATAACACGGTAAAACCTGCtaacattaaatatttgcaCATTCTCTCAATAGAGATTGTAAGAATTACAGAACCTCAGACACTTTTATCTTCTGAGATGGACAATACACATACAGTGcattaacatacagacatctgTTTCCACATCCCAGAGAGAAAATGCAGGAAAACGTCTCTCACATATACACCTTCCTTTccctcacccatccttcccttcACTCAGCTCACTCAGAATGGCCAATAGTAGAATATAACGTTCTATGTGAATgcaagtgatatttacagtcatgtttgaTATAATTTGAATAGTCTCAGGGCGTCTGGTACAATGGTCTTACAAGAAATAAACTAAAAGTTGATACAGATCCTACGAGTTTAGAGATATTTGACTCACTATAGAGGGTGTGCTGTTTCCCAGTGTCCTTCATGCCAATTACTTTCTGTCTCAAAAGGTGTTAACTCTACTTGATCAATGTAAATTTCAATTGTTAGTTTCCATCTCCATTTCGGGGGATGATTGTCTTGGTCTTAAGGTATTTAAGTGAAAACTGCAAGAAGATCGGGGCGATTCTGTAGCCAGAAGCCCGTAGTGTGTTCTCTATACTTCACactatgtatttctataaagtcAGGTATGCATCTTTTACTTGTAGATTTATCCTTGAGAATtcgatgttttgtattgatatgatTTGATATCTCTAAATTGGCTATGTAATtggcataatacatatttacctgactgataataaattgttacatttgatcttATTCTGTTTTACTCTGTAATTATTGACTCTAGTAGATTACGATTAGCGACATGAGCAcctgaatgaacaaataaatataaagtaaagagttaactagaataatcaaatatcagaAGAATACTACttagaaacagacaaacaaccaatttgcatttcaacctaaattcgaggtcataataaaatggagtcagattaaataataaaatacacaggTTGAGGCATTTACATACAAAAGACAAGGTTGGGcaagaaaaagcaaaaacatgGCGAGAAAAATAGATGTGCTTCAAAAGAAACTCCAAGCCAGCAATAATTATATATCAGCCCTTGAAGAAGGCTGTGATAATGCAGGCTTCCCAGTGGCTGCAGTTCAGCAAGCAGCACTGGATGAAACTTTTGATTCTGAGAAAAACAGTGatagtgatgatgatgatgatgatgttgccGCGTTAGAGAgtcagacacagagagacactcATAACCGTGCTCCCGTTCAGAGACATGAAGAACAAAATCAGCGAAGTCCAATCAGAACAAGAGCAAAACCCAGTGAAAAACCATTCAAATCAATCAGAGTTGCTGTATTAAAAACCATGACAAACACTAACGATGAAATAACCACGATTAGCCGCCCATTAACATGCGAAGAgtacaaaacacaaacagatTGTGGGAATGATGCCCAAAAGAGGGCCATTCCAACCCTGGGAAACACTGATGTTATAGGCTACAGTGTATAAACTAGAAACTAGAGATGTGCAGCAAATAGCACTTCTTACGATCCCTGAAGAGCTAAGATCAAAACTAACACCAGAGATGAAATCCGTTgacataaacaaaataataatgaaaccgACGAAACGATCTACGAACGATTAAACAGGCCTTAAcaagatgttaaaaaaaaaaactcaagttaaaattatttagtAAATCACTATGTATTGTAAATCCCATTTTTCCATCTTTGACCTAGAGGAATGCAGGTGCTCAAACATGCAGCTGCTCAAAACttgaaaatatttcatgaaGATTTTAAACCTTGTACATGCgcaaatctgcaaaaaaaaaaaaaaaaaaaaaaaaataggactttctatttgcttttaaactgtaaacTCTTTTCTCTAAGCTGTTTTTCCAATTTTTCAAGTTCTCCATTTTCTCCTTAGCTCCATTTCGCAGTAAGTTTGGGGAGTTCATTTTTAgtccatctcctatcctgaaaagtctgtcttgcagagattgactaaaaatgagctccttAAACTTACtcccagattctggaagataaattcttcaaataGTGGCGCtggtgtcttttcttctccacccgTTTTTTTCTGACCccgctgacccaatgagcatttcgctgaccaatggtcatgccttaacctTGCAAGTTCTGTATTgcattagtttttaatatttctcatggggatttaatactttttgacaCTTCAGTCAgagttaaatctcttttttggctcgtttcataattctgcacacctgaatataagggatttttcacttccagccttcatggTCAATTATAtttcacttataaatgattaaatacaaaattaatagtatttattaagattgatgtggtttgaaattggtaaaatgtgcttgaaaaaaaaaaaaagatcagaaTATCAACGTGCCTAATAATTATTCACGCACTGTAAGATGTGCTCACTTTACACAGACTGCGTGTGATCACGAACGCTCATTCAAATACGATTTCAATATCCTGCATAttgatagcggctccctgaGCGGGACACACACGTTGAAGAAGTGGGCGGTAATTAAGAAAACTGTACCGCGCAGGGCTCTAGGCTGCGCATCAACACACGCTAAGTTTTTTCCCACCCCCAATCATTAGTGCCGTTTCGTTCTGTCTTTGACAGAACATATaggacaattttttaaaatagcgCCATAAACaaagtttatttcaaatttaattcaagCACTTTCAAGGACCCATGTTTGTTTTCAAGTACTTTCCAGGCCTTGAATTCATATGTCTGAAATTCAAATACTTTCAAGAAGCGTGGGAACCctgatttgaaataataaatctCTTGTAATGCTGTAAATGttgttactgtcacttttgatcaatgtaatgggTCCATGCTTTAATGAAAGGTagtgtataaattataaatcagTGTGATAGaagtaatgaaaatgcaaaactACTCACAGCAACCTGGCCGCCCTCAACACTCAGGTACTGTCTGACGTCATTGAGTGCTGCCAAAGCACACTGCctgaaaacagaataaaaataattaaatcaaatcatATGACGACACAAAATGCACAACAACtgcaaaaatatatgaaaacaactaTCCAACAATGGAAAACATGCTGACTCTTACTTTCTTATCTTCAGCCCTTCCTCATTATCAGGGCGAAAGAATTCAAAGCTTTTGTAGATTTTCACACATTCTCTCCGATACTGTCCCACATTgaattctgcaaaaaaaaatacactgatGTAGTCACTGTATACTGGATGTATAAATGTTTTGGACTATGAATGCATTTTACTGTACCTTTTGTTGGTACACCAATCCAGTTGAGGTAGCGTGTGAGTTTTTTAGAAATGTAGGTTTTTCCTCTCGCTGGCAGGCCCACAGTCACAATGAGAGTGGGACAGTTGGTCATGCAAACTGCCAAGacacagagaaacagagaaTAAAAATGCGCctgtaaattcagcttttctGTGTACAGCAGAAAAGACAGTGAATactctctttgtttcttttcCAGTTGGTATGAATAATTTGTCAGAGCAAACCATGCAGACTATTGTTGGTCAGGGGAACATGCATGCAGTGTCTCTACAGCCTCTGAGGGAATTGTAACTTTTCCTACTTTGATGAGAACAAATGTTTTCtggatattgtgaaatagtctTTGGAAACTCTGATTTCAACAGCTTTACACTTTTCATCTCAACCAAAGAGAGCAAAAAACGATATTCAACCACATACTGGCACAAACCAAATAATTTCTGCAGATCCATGTACTTTATACATTTGCAGATCAGTCTTcctgaagtgaagtgaagtggtgacccatactcggaatctgtgctctgcatttaacccatccaagtgcacacacacagtagtgaacacaaacacaccgtgaaaacacacccggagcagtgtgtacatattattcaaattataagatgcatttgttttctgcatttcaccAAATGAAACTCGTTATCCCTGGTTATCAAGCTCTTCTCAATGTCTGCTGATTCCTCATCAATCAGGATCCTCAGATACTGAGAGATCATGCGCACGGTGTACCCCAATGCAGTCAATTCTCTGCTGACTAATTAAATACGGATCCTGCTGAGACTGTTCAGCATCAGGTTTTGCTGCAAGTACAGCTCATTCAGTGTCAGGTTCATGGAGTTCAAAACGAATCTGCCAATTACACAAAAATCagcatataattaaaaacatccCTACAAGTGTAGAGTCTTTGAGAAACCGCCTCGCTCAGCAAACCTGCTCTTTAAAAGCCTATAAACTTCCTCTGAAAATCCTGTATGACAGCAGCTTTGGGGCCACAGAGATCTGGAAAAACCCTCAACTGTTGCACAGTTACTTTTTGCCCATTTGAACACAACAGGCCCAAAGGAATTTAAAGGACATCCTTAAAGTCAGACCACAACCCTGATATCCCACCCATACCCCTTCACTTCACAGAGGGAATACAACCACAAAAGTACACCACTTTCACCAAAATAGGATAGAATAACTTGGCATCatagtttttttaaaactcCTGACGGAAACTGAGGGGGGAAAACGCATTAAAcatctttcattcaaaacaaaacagcagaaaaacaggcTGCACAACTTCCTCTATGCAATATTTCCAAAATTACCTCAAAAAGGATAATTATCGATGTattgtaaataacatgcaatttgcTTCCCAGATTTTTAGTGtggaaataatataaatcaataaACTAGCATACTGTAATGAactgtttcattttgtttatcaAAACAGGAGTTAAATGACAAACACTAGGTCACATTCTCTGTCATGATGCTTATCATCAGGGTGACATTGAGCTGATCAACATAAGCTCAGCGCATCAGCTGCTGTTCACACGCCGCACACATGGGCAGCGAATGTTGATGCGCCATTGACAAATCAGAGAGCGTCTACAGCCAATAGGACACCAGCTACGCAACACAATGCACGCAGCTACTGTACCGGTGCTGAAAACATGCTCGGACTGATGGCATCTCACGGTGCAAATTATTCATTTGATATGCTCGTGATGCGGAGTTGTCAGATTTACTGATAAATTAAGTAAATACGCAAACGGAGGGAGAGTATGCGGAGTTTAATGGTGATACAGCACTTTCGGCTTTGTGTGACGCATTGGACACATGCTTTTCATATACACTCAGTGTTTACTCTAGCCGGTTTTTCCTAAGCAAAGCTTAAGAGACACTGGGAGAAAATATACAGTTGTTAAATACTACAGAGTGTAGATTAGAGCTTCAATGTAGCTTACTGTACCTAACATCTGAAGCTGAGCAGGTTTCGGTGCATCCTGGTTGCATCATTCCCGTCTTAATACGCTGCGCCTACTTAGCCCGGGTTCAACGGGTTTACTTACATTATAGTGCTTGATCTAGATGCAAGCCTACAAAGCACTGATCATGTAATTTCTAAGAATATTTGTCTTAGAAATGTTACGATAGATCAATCGATGAGACAACAAAAAAGCACACATGGTGAAAATCTTTCTAAATACTGAACATGCACCATTAACGTAACGTTACTTCCGCACCCGTGAGCATTTTATTACTCGACTCCAGATGGTGACTTTAGGAAACCTAAAAGatacaacacacacaaattctgctaaataaaatgtaaaagatgcGCGTGTACGTTACGCATGCAGGTAACATTAACGTTAACGTTCAATTACGCgggaatttataaaaatgagaGCGTTTGGGACAACTTCACCCAAAATGAACCCAATAAATTGATATAACATTAACCACAATGTCTCTGATCATTTGTAGTCGTGAAAAGCTGGCATTTACAGAAAGCAAAGATAACGTTACCTCTTTTCtgagaaatgtgtttttccGGTAGCCCGTTCTTGCATGGCATCCATATTTTTCGCAGTGGGTTTTGTGTGAGCTCTCTGGGAATCGCCATTATAACATCTTCGGTGGAGCTCATCCTGGCTGTATTATCATGACCCGGTTCTTCAGAGCTGATCGCCTGTTATCTGATACTGAGCGGACTGAGCTGCTGGCGGTGGGATGTATGTCATATCGGCTGAGCAATATCAATGACCGACTGTACCGTAATCCCAGCTAAAAACGCGCAAACACAAACACCCCCCTCCCTACTTAAAACTGTAaccttatatattttaaaactaatttgAAAGTTTCGAAATTAGACAATAATTAAATACCAGTTGCATGAACACAGccattaaaccattaaaagcCAAATTACATTagcaaataaaaattttataacTAACTTGTGGGAGTAGATTATGCAGCCCCAGTGACTATACCATAACTAAAACATCTTATTTTAAACTGAATACAGATTAagcttaataataatttttattatcaaaAAATTTAACGTGACTCTATGTTTTTAATGCCTAATTAGTTAGTTTTAATTAATCGGTTTTAATGTCTTGTTAATTGTTCCACAATGCAAGCACATCTGCACTTTAATACATACATTCACTGTGGTTCACTGCATATACAAAAACCGCAATAACTCTCCGAATATGTTAAACTCGTTTAACAAGTGTTGTTtgtcattatattaatatttggtTAGAGGGCACCCATTCGCTGAAAATTACACAACGTACGCTAGAAATACCGCATTGTATCTAAATCTACCGTTAAACTACTCAATGATGTGGCCaaactggagaaaaaaagagaaaaaaaaaacatatgaggaagggggcaaaaaaaaGTTCCGAAATGATCGCAGAAGTTTGAGAAAAACAGTTCTGCAGCTACTGTTCACATGAAGTGCACATGGGTCGTGAATGTTGATATTTCTTTGTCCAATCAAAACCCCTCGACCGTGAGAAATCGACCAATAGAATAGCAGCGAGCCTGCACGAGGAGGCGTGCGCTGAGAGGGGCACCGAAGAGGTAAACATCTTAGGACTTGAACGTTCTGTTCTTTTTAGCCACCAAACACCTTAACAACATTACTAAGAAAGTTGCcctataaatacatacatagaAAGTGCAGGTCCACCAATAGAAGCAGGTCTGTTGTGCtttcaacaaaaatgttttctatgctCTTACATGGGTGTTTTAGTTTGAGATGTCTGCACATGTTCAGTTTTTGGTACATTCCTTTATTAAAACATAGTTTTAGGAAATATTGTAGTGTCATGTATGAAAACTAATATTTCTGGCTATGCATATAActaatgtatatatacattacatatttatacatatatagcctacatacatATGTTTACTATAGGCATAATAATACATCCTGCCtactgcatttatatattaGCCATTACATAGTCAGAAACATTAGCTAATATGTATAAGAATTTATAATACAATGAAACTAGCAAATGTACACCACCAAAGTCTGGACACAcctatattttttatcaaaatatttttcgaagttgtaaataaaacaaagaatattgGAGTAGGTTTTACAAGATAATACTATGGCGgcctttctacttcaaaatttcacatttaattcaatgtgttacttgctgtttctttgtaattatttgagaatgttaaaataatagtaaatataaCAGTAtacgtttttaaaataatgcaacaaCACAAATGAAAGTATGAGAATTATTTAGCGATCAAAAGACTTAATTCAAACCTATCTTATTTTAGCCAGTCAATTTTGCTTTTGCAAATGCTGCAGGGACAAGGATATCCTGGCTCATCCCTGACATCCTCAACAGATAATGGTTCAACACGACAAGCAGGGCAAATAGGGCCATCTTGTGGTTGAATAATGAATcgta
It encodes the following:
- the pfkfb4b gene encoding 6-phosphofructo-2-kinase/fructose-2,6-bisphosphatase 4b isoform X2; translation: MMRNTSRFRDGQDREGTVCMTNCPTLIVTVGLPARGKTYISKKLTRYLNWIGVPTKEFNVGQYRRECVKIYKSFEFFRPDNEEGLKIRKQCALAALNDVRQYLSVEGGQVAVFDATNTTRERRATIVRFAEQNGYKVFFVESVCEDPNVIAENIVQVKLGSPDYTDCNTEEAIQDFMKRIKCYENSYQPLDENLDRELSYIKIMNVGQRYLVNRVLDHIQSRIVYYLMNIHITPRSIYLCRHGESDFNVRGCIGGDTGLSPRGKEFAQCLGRFIQDQNIKDLKVWTSQMKRTIQTAEALGVPYEQWKALNEIDAGVCEEMMYEEIQEHYPLEFALRDQDKYRYRYPKGESYEDLVQRLEPVIMELERQENVLVICHQAVMRCLLAYFLDKSAEELPYLKCPLHTVLKLTPVAYGCKVESIYLNVEAVNTHRDKPENVDISRLPEEALLTVPAHY
- the pfkfb4b gene encoding 6-phosphofructo-2-kinase/fructose-2,6-bisphosphatase 4b isoform X1, whose amino-acid sequence is MSSTEDVIMAIPRELTQNPLRKIWMPCKNGLPEKHISQKRVCMTNCPTLIVTVGLPARGKTYISKKLTRYLNWIGVPTKEFNVGQYRRECVKIYKSFEFFRPDNEEGLKIRKQCALAALNDVRQYLSVEGGQVAVFDATNTTRERRATIVRFAEQNGYKVFFVESVCEDPNVIAENIVQVKLGSPDYTDCNTEEAIQDFMKRIKCYENSYQPLDENLDRELSYIKIMNVGQRYLVNRVLDHIQSRIVYYLMNIHITPRSIYLCRHGESDFNVRGCIGGDTGLSPRGKEFAQCLGRFIQDQNIKDLKVWTSQMKRTIQTAEALGVPYEQWKALNEIDAGVCEEMMYEEIQEHYPLEFALRDQDKYRYRYPKGESYEDLVQRLEPVIMELERQENVLVICHQAVMRCLLAYFLDKSAEELPYLKCPLHTVLKLTPVAYGCKVESIYLNVEAVNTHRDKPENVDISRLPEEALLTVPAHY